Proteins from a genomic interval of Calypte anna isolate BGI_N300 chromosome 19, bCalAnn1_v1.p, whole genome shotgun sequence:
- the BCL7B gene encoding B-cell CLL/lymphoma 7 protein family member B isoform X1: MSGRSVRAETRSRAKDDIKKVMAAIERVRRWEKKWVTVGDTSLRIFKWVPVADSKEKEKSKSSSSAAREPNGFPADTSANSSLLLEFQGAVSADENSNQSSLSDVYQLKVDSSPNSSPSPQQSESMSPAQTSDFRTDDSQPPTLGQETLEEPSLPSSEVADEPPTLTKEEPVPLETQVTEEEEDSGAPPLKRFCADQNSVCHTASES, from the exons ATGTCGGGCCGCTCGGTTCGGGCCGAGACCCGCAGCCGCGCTAAGGATGACATTAAAAAAGTGATGGCGGCCATCGAGCGCGTCCGGAGATG GGAGAAGAAGTGGGTGACGGTGGGGGACACCTCCCTGCGGATATTCAAGTGGGTGCCGGTGGCGGACAGCAAGGAG AAAGAGAAATCCAAATCAAGTAGCAGCGCTGCTCGAGAACCCAATGGCTTCCCAGCTGACACCTCTGCCaactcctctctcctcctggaGTTCCAAG GTGCTGTTTCTGCAGATGAAAACAGCAACCAGAGCTCCCTGTCAGATGTCTACCAGCTCAAGGTGGACAGCAGCCCCAACTCTagccccagcccccagcagagtGAGTCCATGAGCCCTGCCCAGACATCTGACTTCCGCACGGATGACTCGCAGCCTCCCACACTGGGGCAGGAGACACTggaag aGCCCTCCCTGCCTTCTTCTGAAGTTGCAGATGAGCCTCCCACTCTGACAAAGGAAGAGCCAGTCCCCCTTGAGACTCAG GTaactgaagaggaggaggactCTGGGGCGCCACCTCTGAAGAGATTTTGTGCCGATCAGAACTCTGTGTGCCACACGGCCTCGGAGAGCTAA
- the BCL7B gene encoding B-cell CLL/lymphoma 7 protein family member B isoform X2 — protein sequence MSGRSVRAETRSRAKDDIKKVMAAIERVRRWEKKWVTVGDTSLRIFKWVPVADSKEKEKSKSSSSAAREPNGFPADTSANSSLLLEFQDENSNQSSLSDVYQLKVDSSPNSSPSPQQSESMSPAQTSDFRTDDSQPPTLGQETLEEPSLPSSEVADEPPTLTKEEPVPLETQVTEEEEDSGAPPLKRFCADQNSVCHTASES from the exons ATGTCGGGCCGCTCGGTTCGGGCCGAGACCCGCAGCCGCGCTAAGGATGACATTAAAAAAGTGATGGCGGCCATCGAGCGCGTCCGGAGATG GGAGAAGAAGTGGGTGACGGTGGGGGACACCTCCCTGCGGATATTCAAGTGGGTGCCGGTGGCGGACAGCAAGGAG AAAGAGAAATCCAAATCAAGTAGCAGCGCTGCTCGAGAACCCAATGGCTTCCCAGCTGACACCTCTGCCaactcctctctcctcctggaGTTCCAAG ATGAAAACAGCAACCAGAGCTCCCTGTCAGATGTCTACCAGCTCAAGGTGGACAGCAGCCCCAACTCTagccccagcccccagcagagtGAGTCCATGAGCCCTGCCCAGACATCTGACTTCCGCACGGATGACTCGCAGCCTCCCACACTGGGGCAGGAGACACTggaag aGCCCTCCCTGCCTTCTTCTGAAGTTGCAGATGAGCCTCCCACTCTGACAAAGGAAGAGCCAGTCCCCCTTGAGACTCAG GTaactgaagaggaggaggactCTGGGGCGCCACCTCTGAAGAGATTTTGTGCCGATCAGAACTCTGTGTGCCACACGGCCTCGGAGAGCTAA
- the LOC103535864 gene encoding schlafen family member 11, translated as MARQEEQFLVNLQTDYPDTVIDIGEIVLGGRNRKKTSEIQKMQQKKLAQAACALLNSGGGIVRMESKTAGYSLQEHGIGLDIEQSLRDCISGSETSEYFTWMQQQSHLLLFVKTWSCGDAEQKTAGTKPRICSLSTGLSCRSFTSVESMTASEFLRRKESRANAKPCNEDGPSPKEALLNVDEGARDSPKNTEERNIRDAAARFLKTRYELTAGEVLDFTESTHVEFKNFSTKNILVYIRKNLPKYISAFANTKGGYLFIGVDDDGIVTGTPEEVGKEALVKTVADTIGSMAVYHFCSSQAGVQYKTYILNVSDDSRDFQSFVCAVQVERFCCAVFHDNPESWEVTGGRVERMSARRWTELMTAADPDLSNLADKFTNELSLANGPPLIRPVYSNAGLQPVSELQECLYPVGSNEIIWKPEAICTDLFSEYPGLKDLMKKQIHPLSKGILIFSRSWAVDIGLWEKQGVVCDALLVAENTFPVLYTVLKDPSSAESESLRETAYKLKQALVNDGGYASKLCVILKILHLNGPEDQMEVAEVDVPQQANPLDYSSLYPKDYVLTSRDVSDFLRALVIVVLRFKSFLSDSLGCEIFSLLTLKQYELLSKNLHKVKELFVIGLPGTGKTIMALKIVEKIRNIFHCSAQEVLYICENKPLKNFVGNSICQSVTRAAFLGRNFPEVKHIVVDEAQNFRSEENWHGRAQELVRKNNGIFWIFMDFFQTTHPYDCGLDFSELYPQEWLTKVVRNAKNICKFMFDRMEEILKERKILMPYGVLEELFKEAECAHSFLGYYKIKRNMETSEMVTYVTEECCAYFKQGYSARDIAVLCSTGPAADMFRLDLEPELKRQVRKCKVRLSLGTAVDVSENVIVIDSIRRFSGLERRIVFCIHPNPAQQEISLNLLLCAASRAQTKFHLLYHKEKMFLGGLFLTF; from the exons ATGGCCAGACAAGAAGAGCAGTTTCTGGTTAATCTGCAAACAGACTATCCTGATACAGTGATAGACATTGGGGAAATAGTTTTAGGAGGCAGGAACCGAAAGAAGACCTCTGAGATTCAGAAAATGCAACAAAAGAAACTTGCTCAAGCAGCGTGTGCGTTGCTGAATTCGGGAGGAGGAATAGTGAGGATGGAAAGTAAAACTGCAGGTTACTCCTTGCAGGAGCATGGGATTGGTCTGGACATAGAGCAGAGCCTCAGGGATTGCATCAGCGGCTCCGAGACGAGCGAGTACTTCACCtggatgcagcagcagagccacttgctgctttttgttaAAACATGGAGCTGTGGAGATGCAGAGCAGAAAACTGCAGGCACAAAGCCACGTATCTGTAGCTTGAGCACTGGTTTGTCCTGCAGGTCTTTCACTTCAGTTGAATCTATGACTGCAAGCGAGTTtctgagaaggaaggaaagcagggCCAATGCAAAGCCCTGCAATGAGGATGGGCCAAGCCCTAAGGAAGCTCTGCTGAATGTTGATGAGGGAGCAAGGGACAGCCCGAAGAACACTGAGGAACGAAACATCCGAGATGCTGCTGCCAGGTTCTTAAAAACAAGATATGAACTGACAGCTGGGGAGGTCCTAGACTTCACAGAGTCAACACATGTTGAATTTAAGAACTTCTCTACAAAGAATATCTTGGTCTACATTAGGAAAAACCTTCCAAAATATATCTCTGCCTTTGCAAACACTAAGGGTGGTTATTTGTTTATAGGAGTGGATGACGACGGTATAGTCACTGGAACCCctgaggaggtggggaaggaagCTTTAGTGAAAACAGTAGCTGATACCATAGGCTCGATGGCTGTCTATCACTTCTGCAGCTCACAGGCAGGCGTGCAGTACAAAACTTACATCCTGAATGTTTCTGATGACTCCAGAGACTTCCAGAGCTTTGTCTGTGCCGTGCAAGTTGAACgcttctgctgtgctgtgttcCATGATAACCCCGAATCCTGGGAGGTAACGGGTGGCAGAGTGGAGAGAATGAGTGCGAGGAGATGGACAGAGCTGATGACAGCTGCAGACCCAG ATCTTTCAAATCTGGCTGATAAATTCACGAATGAACTCAGCTTGGCAAATGGTCCTCCTCTTATAAGGCCAGTTTATTCAAACGCTGGTCTCCAGCCTGTGTCTGAACTCCAAGAATGCCTCTATCCAG tgggTTCTAATGAAATCATATGGAAACCAGAAGCCATCTGCACTGACCTGTTCTCAGAGTACCCTGGATTAAAGGATTtgatgaaaaaacaaatccacCCACTGAGCAAGGGGATACTGATATTTTCAAGGAGTTGGGCTGTTGATATTGGATTGTGGGAAAAACAGGGTGTTGTGTGTGATGCTCTCTTAGTAGCTGAAAACACATTCCCAGTCTTGTACACTGTGCTCAAGGACCCCTCTTCTGCTGAATCTGAAAGCTTGAGAGAAACAGCATACAAACTAAAGCAGGCGCTGGTCAACGATGGGGGATATGCTTCCAAACTCTGTGTGATCCTCAAAATACTTCACCTGAATGGCCCAGAGGACCAGATGGAAGTTGCAGAGGTTGATGTTCCCCAGCAAGCAAATCCATTGGATTATTCCAGTTTGTACCCAAAGGATTATGTCCTCACCTCCAGGGATGTCAGTGACTTCCTGCGGGCGCTGGTGATTGTTGTGCTGAGATTTAAGTCCTTCTTAAGTGACTCTCTGGGCTGTGAGATTTTCAGCCTTCTCACTCTCAAACAGTATGAGCTGCTCTCCAAAAACCTGCACAAAGTCAAGGAGCTGTTTGTCATTGGCCTTCCTGGAACAGGGAAAACAATCATGGCTTTGAAGATTGTGGAGAAAATACGAAACATCTTTCACTGTTCTGCACAAGAGGTACTCTACATTTGTGAAAATAAACCCTTGAAGAACTTTGTGGG aaatagcaTCTGCCAGTCTGTGACACGTGCTGCCTTCTTAGGGAGGAACTTTCCAGAAGTGAAACACATTGTGGTTGATGAAGCTCAGAATTTTCGTTCTGAAGAAAACTGGCACGGACGTGCCCAGGAGCTAGTGAGGAAAAATAATGGCATTTTCTGGATTTTCATGGATTTCTTTCAGACCACTCACCCGTATGATTGTGGTCTTGATTTTTCAGAACTATATCCTCAGGAATGGTTGACCAAAGTGGTCCGTAATGccaaaaatatatgcaaattcATGTTTGATCGAATGGAGGAAATCCTCAAAGAACGTAAGATACTGATGCCCTATGGGGTGCTGGAAGAGTTGTTTAAAGAGGCTGAATGTGCCCATTCTTTCTTAGGTtactacaaaataaaaagaaatatggaaaCATCTGAAATGGTAACGTATGTGACCGAGGAGTGCTGTGCCTACTTTAAGCAAGGCTATTCTGCCAGAGATATTGCAGTCCTGTGCAGCACTGGGCCTGCAGCCGATATGTTCCGTTTGGACCTGGAACCTGAGCTAAAAAGACAAGTAAGAAAATGCAAGGTGAGGCTGTCCCTGGGCACAGCAGTGGATGTTTCAGAAAACGTCATTGTCATTGACAGCATCCGACGCTTCTCAGGCCTGGAGAGGAGAATTGTGTTTTGCATCCACCCTAACCCTGCACAACAGGAAATATCTCTCAAtcttctgctctgtgcagcaTCTAGAGCCCAAACCAAGTTCCATTTGCTGTATCACAAAGAAAAGATGTTCCTAGGAGGCCTTTTTTTGACTTTTTGA